A window from Streptomyces subrutilus encodes these proteins:
- a CDS encoding VanW family protein — MRRASPTDAPAATGRRWSGPALAGAAAGGAAVLGFGGLYAAGLLLAGGDIAPGTKVRGVDLGGMSRGEARGALDRELGPAAAAPLALRVDERTERADPAALGLSLDTAATVERAARTGSDPFTVIGRLFSSGDPDVRPVVRLDEKAARASLGALAEKTGREPREGSVAFEKGKAKAVAPVTGIGLDVDGSLDTLRDGHPHTGADPLELPVRRTEPRVGKQETDRALKEFAQPALSAPVVLTVAGTRISVGPAVLSAHLTLKDDGKGRLAPALDAKALLADPALAGPLRQAVPAPTEARLRLDGTGKVSVAEEGRPGRQVDEKALGAVVLPLLTGSGAAARTGEVATVEARPRLSGSTVQQLGIREKVSSFTVSFEQAAYRTTNIGRAAELIDGSLVLPDETWSFNRTVGERTRENGFVDGLIINNGQYEKASGGGVSAVATTVFNAMFFAGVKPVEYGAHSFYIERYPEGREATVAWGSLDLRFANDSGNAVYIQAEAGDTSVTITFLGTKKYDEIRATQGPRTHVRQPATRKDGGPKCEPQTPLEGFDVAVDRVFVQGGKETKRETMKTRYTPRDSVTCD; from the coding sequence ATGCGACGCGCCTCGCCCACGGACGCCCCGGCCGCCACCGGAAGGCGGTGGAGCGGGCCGGCGCTCGCGGGTGCGGCGGCCGGCGGAGCCGCGGTCCTCGGCTTCGGCGGGCTGTACGCGGCGGGGCTGCTGCTGGCCGGCGGGGACATCGCCCCGGGCACGAAGGTGCGCGGCGTCGACCTCGGCGGCATGAGCCGCGGCGAGGCCCGCGGGGCCCTGGATCGGGAGTTGGGCCCGGCCGCCGCCGCGCCGCTCGCCCTGCGCGTGGACGAGCGCACCGAGCGGGCCGACCCGGCAGCCCTCGGGCTGTCGCTGGACACCGCCGCGACGGTCGAGCGCGCCGCCCGCACCGGCTCCGACCCGTTCACCGTCATCGGCCGGCTCTTCTCGTCCGGCGATCCCGACGTGCGCCCCGTGGTCCGCCTGGACGAGAAGGCGGCCCGCGCCTCGCTCGGCGCCCTCGCCGAGAAGACCGGCCGGGAGCCGCGCGAGGGGTCGGTGGCCTTCGAGAAGGGCAAGGCGAAGGCCGTGGCCCCGGTGACGGGCATCGGCCTCGACGTGGACGGCTCCCTGGACACGCTGCGCGACGGACACCCGCACACCGGTGCGGACCCCCTCGAACTGCCCGTGCGGCGCACGGAGCCGCGCGTCGGGAAGCAGGAGACCGACCGGGCCCTGAAGGAGTTCGCGCAGCCGGCGCTCTCCGCACCCGTCGTCCTCACCGTCGCCGGCACCCGCATATCCGTCGGACCCGCCGTCCTCTCCGCGCACCTGACCCTGAAGGACGACGGGAAGGGACGGCTCGCCCCCGCCCTCGACGCCAAGGCGCTCCTCGCCGATCCCGCCCTGGCCGGACCCCTGCGCCAGGCGGTCCCCGCCCCCACCGAGGCACGGCTCCGGCTGGACGGCACGGGGAAGGTCTCCGTCGCCGAAGAGGGCCGACCCGGCCGGCAGGTCGACGAGAAGGCGCTGGGCGCGGTGGTGCTGCCGCTGCTCACCGGCTCCGGCGCGGCGGCCCGCACCGGCGAGGTCGCCACCGTGGAGGCCCGGCCCCGGCTCTCCGGGAGCACCGTGCAGCAGCTCGGCATCCGGGAGAAGGTGTCCTCCTTCACGGTCTCCTTCGAGCAGGCCGCGTACCGCACCACCAACATCGGGCGGGCCGCCGAGCTGATCGACGGCTCGCTGGTGCTGCCCGACGAGACCTGGAGCTTCAACCGCACGGTCGGCGAGCGGACCAGGGAGAACGGCTTCGTCGACGGCCTGATCATCAACAACGGCCAGTACGAGAAGGCCTCGGGCGGCGGGGTGTCGGCGGTCGCGACCACCGTCTTCAACGCGATGTTCTTCGCGGGGGTCAAGCCCGTCGAGTACGGCGCCCACTCCTTCTACATAGAGCGCTACCCGGAGGGCCGGGAGGCGACCGTCGCCTGGGGCAGCCTGGACCTGCGCTTCGCCAACGACTCCGGCAACGCCGTCTACATCCAGGCCGAGGCCGGCGACACCTCCGTCACCATCACCTTCCTGGGCACGAAGAAGTACGACGAGATACGCGCGACCCAGGGTCCCCGGACCCATGTCAGGCAGCCCGCCACCCGCAAGGACGGCGGGCCCAAGTGCGAGCCGCAGACCCCGCTGGAGGGCTTCGACGTCGCCGTGGACCGGGTGTTCGTCCAGGGCGGCAAGGAGACGAAGCGCGAGACGATGAAGACCCGCTACACCCCGCGCGACAGCGTGACGTGCGACTGA
- a CDS encoding RNA ligase family protein: protein MRTHCPRTAHLPWSPGAAADDVRATGLSGFAGREVVVTEKLDGENTTLYADGLHARSPDSAHRPSRAWVKELHGRIRAGIPEGWRVCGENLYARHSLAYEDLDGWFYGFSVWDREDRCQGLDLLDAALARGGTVAWDATSLTDRQRGLARSVARRRDALLTHAVLLVGEEELRRRNAVRPDPVPERVLTARLHRFAPPWPGQAHRTWYVGAGGAVEDTAGVLAAGHGED, encoded by the coding sequence ATGCGCACGCACTGCCCCCGTACGGCACACCTGCCCTGGTCGCCGGGGGCCGCCGCGGACGACGTGCGGGCCACCGGGCTGTCCGGGTTCGCCGGGCGCGAGGTCGTGGTGACCGAGAAGCTCGACGGGGAGAACACCACCCTGTACGCGGACGGCCTGCACGCCAGGTCGCCCGACTCCGCGCACCGTCCTTCGCGGGCGTGGGTCAAGGAGCTCCACGGGCGGATCCGCGCGGGCATCCCGGAGGGCTGGCGGGTCTGCGGGGAGAACCTGTACGCCCGCCACTCGCTCGCGTACGAGGACCTGGACGGCTGGTTCTACGGGTTCTCGGTGTGGGACCGGGAGGACCGCTGCCAGGGCCTGGACCTGCTGGACGCCGCCCTGGCCCGCGGGGGCACGGTGGCGTGGGACGCGACCTCCCTCACGGACCGGCAGCGCGGCCTGGCCCGTTCGGTCGCCCGGCGCCGGGACGCGCTGCTCACCCACGCCGTGCTGCTGGTCGGCGAGGAGGAGCTGCGCCGGCGCAACGCCGTCCGGCCCGATCCCGTACCGGAGCGGGTGCTGACCGCGCGGCTGCACCGGTTCGCCCCGCCCTGGCCCGGGCAGGCGCACCGCACCTGGTACGTCGGGGCGGGCGGGGCGGTGGAGGACACCGCGGGCGTCCTGGCCGCCGGCCACGGGGAGGACTGA
- a CDS encoding discoidin domain-containing protein — translation MPLLSDRPPRLTVAALAAALVAALLVLLPGTAAQAAPVLLSQGKPATASSSEGAGTPAGAAVDGNNGTRWSSQFADPQWIQVDLGAPAQLTQVALRWEAAAAKSYRVELSTDGANWSTAYSTTTGAGGNVTHDITGTARYVRVYGTERTTGYGYSLWEFQVYGTTGSGPVIPGGGDLGPNVIVFDPSTPNIQARLDQVFAQQESAQFGSGRYQFLFKPGTYNGLNAQIGFYTSISGLGLNPDDTTINGDVTVDAGWFGGNATQNFWRSAENLALNPVNGTNRWAVSQAAPFRRMHVKGGLNLAPNGYGWASGGYIADSKIDGQVGNYSQQQWYTRDSSIGGWSNAVWNQVFSGTQGAPAQSYPNPPYTTLETTPVSREKPFLYLDGADYKVFVPAKRTNARGTSWGNGAPQGTSIPLNQFYVVKPGASAATINAALAQGLHLLFTPGVYHVDQTIQVNRPDTVVLGLGLATIVPDNGVTAMKVADVDGVKLAGFLIDAGPVNSPSLLEVGPANASADHAANPTSVQDVFVRVGGAGAGKATVGMVVNNDDTIVDHTWIWRADHGDGVGWETNRSDYGFRVNGDDVLATGLFVEHFNKYDVEWNGERGRTIFFQNEKAYDAPNQAAIQNGSTKGYAAYKVADSVNTHEGWGLGSYCYYNVDPTIRQEHGFQAPVKPGVKFHDLLVVSLGGNGQYEHVINGIGAPTSGTSTVPSTVVSFP, via the coding sequence ATGCCCCTCCTCTCCGATCGCCCGCCACGTCTCACCGTGGCGGCCCTCGCCGCCGCGCTGGTGGCGGCCCTCCTCGTGCTGCTTCCCGGCACCGCCGCCCAGGCGGCGCCCGTCCTGCTCTCCCAGGGCAAGCCGGCCACCGCCTCCAGTTCGGAGGGCGCCGGCACGCCGGCCGGCGCGGCCGTCGACGGCAACAACGGCACCCGCTGGTCCAGCCAGTTCGCCGACCCGCAGTGGATACAGGTCGACCTCGGCGCCCCGGCCCAGCTGACCCAGGTGGCGCTGCGCTGGGAGGCCGCGGCCGCCAAGTCGTACCGCGTCGAGCTGTCCACGGACGGCGCCAACTGGTCGACGGCGTACTCGACCACCACCGGCGCCGGCGGCAACGTCACCCACGACATCACCGGCACCGCCCGGTACGTGCGGGTGTACGGCACCGAACGGACCACCGGGTACGGCTACTCGCTGTGGGAGTTCCAGGTCTACGGCACCACCGGCAGCGGCCCGGTGATCCCCGGCGGCGGCGACCTCGGCCCCAACGTGATCGTCTTCGACCCGTCCACGCCCAACATCCAGGCCCGCCTGGACCAGGTCTTCGCCCAGCAGGAGTCCGCGCAGTTCGGCTCCGGGCGCTACCAGTTCCTGTTCAAGCCGGGGACGTACAACGGGCTGAACGCGCAGATCGGCTTCTACACCTCGATCTCGGGCCTGGGCCTGAACCCCGACGACACCACCATCAACGGTGACGTGACCGTCGACGCGGGCTGGTTCGGCGGCAACGCCACGCAGAACTTCTGGCGTTCGGCCGAGAACCTGGCGCTCAACCCGGTCAACGGCACCAACCGCTGGGCCGTCTCGCAGGCGGCGCCGTTCCGTCGCATGCACGTCAAGGGCGGGCTGAACCTCGCTCCCAACGGCTACGGCTGGGCCTCCGGCGGCTACATCGCCGACTCCAAGATCGACGGCCAGGTCGGCAACTACTCGCAGCAGCAGTGGTACACCCGTGACAGCTCGATCGGGGGCTGGTCCAACGCCGTGTGGAACCAGGTGTTCTCGGGCACCCAGGGCGCGCCGGCGCAGTCGTACCCGAACCCGCCCTACACCACCCTGGAGACCACCCCCGTCTCCCGCGAGAAGCCGTTCCTGTACCTGGACGGCGCGGACTACAAGGTCTTCGTGCCGGCCAAGCGCACGAACGCCCGCGGCACCTCCTGGGGCAACGGGGCGCCGCAGGGCACCTCGATCCCGCTGAACCAGTTCTACGTGGTCAAGCCGGGCGCGAGCGCGGCCACGATCAACGCGGCGCTGGCCCAGGGCCTGCACCTGCTCTTCACCCCCGGCGTCTACCACGTCGACCAGACCATCCAGGTGAACCGTCCGGACACGGTGGTGCTGGGGCTCGGCCTCGCCACGATCGTCCCGGACAACGGTGTCACGGCCATGAAGGTCGCCGACGTCGACGGCGTGAAGCTCGCCGGGTTCCTGATCGACGCGGGCCCGGTCAACTCGCCGAGCCTGCTGGAGGTCGGCCCGGCCAACGCCTCCGCCGACCACGCCGCGAACCCGACCAGCGTCCAGGACGTGTTCGTCCGGGTCGGCGGCGCGGGCGCGGGCAAGGCCACCGTGGGCATGGTCGTCAACAACGACGACACGATCGTCGACCACACCTGGATCTGGCGGGCCGACCACGGCGACGGGGTGGGCTGGGAGACCAACCGCTCCGACTACGGGTTCCGGGTGAACGGCGACGACGTCCTCGCCACCGGGCTGTTCGTGGAGCACTTCAACAAGTACGACGTGGAGTGGAACGGCGAGCGCGGCCGGACGATCTTCTTCCAGAACGAGAAGGCGTACGACGCACCGAACCAGGCGGCGATCCAGAACGGCTCGACCAAGGGCTACGCGGCCTACAAGGTGGCCGACTCGGTCAACACCCACGAGGGCTGGGGCCTGGGCAGCTACTGCTACTACAACGTGGACCCGACGATCCGGCAGGAGCACGGCTTCCAGGCCCCGGTGAAGCCGGGCGTGAAGTTCCACGACCTGCTGGTCGTCTCGCTGGGCGGCAACGGCCAGTACGAGCACGTCATCAACGGCATCGGCGCGCCGACCTCGGGCACCTCGACCGTCCCCTCGACCGTCGTCTCCTTCCCCTGA
- a CDS encoding DUF418 domain-containing protein codes for MRGLAVLGMFAVHVGPGPEPEGARYLMVAADGRAPALFTLLAGFSLVLAQRGQDPADRPEGWAERYRPLLIRCALLAALGLWLAALWPGILVILAFFAVYFLAAEPFTRLSTPVLTAVAGASIAAGPLLSFLLGPVFGYGASGRRLVPDATGLTGRDGVSDALLALLLTGAYPLATYFPYVLAGMALARLCDVRERAAALRMAVWGAAAAVAGYGSAWLATHAFGTRERLLAAIAVHHPEALTAADPVREVLRGQYGAVPSTSWDWLLVADAYSQTPLETLGNTGVGCALIGLFPLAARHRTGARLLRPLAVLGAMALSAYVVHALVLAGPAHGVASWSAWAGFSATALAATWAWQRAWAHSPLRRGPLEHALRLAARGRARPLLDRAAAPGTVLATSARHPVTRPRDGVRAPVPGCGRVGGCSCAGPCP; via the coding sequence GTGCGCGGGCTCGCCGTCCTCGGCATGTTCGCCGTGCACGTCGGGCCCGGCCCCGAGCCCGAGGGCGCCCGTTACCTGATGGTCGCCGCCGACGGCCGGGCCCCGGCCCTCTTCACCCTCCTCGCGGGCTTCTCCCTGGTCCTCGCCCAGCGCGGCCAGGACCCGGCCGACCGGCCCGAGGGGTGGGCGGAGCGCTACCGCCCGCTGCTGATCCGCTGCGCCCTGCTGGCCGCGCTGGGGCTGTGGCTCGCCGCCCTGTGGCCCGGCATCCTCGTCATCCTGGCCTTCTTCGCGGTGTACTTCCTGGCCGCCGAACCCTTCACCCGGCTCTCCACCCCCGTGTTGACCGCCGTCGCGGGGGCCTCGATCGCGGCCGGCCCCCTGCTGTCGTTCCTGCTGGGCCCGGTGTTCGGGTACGGGGCGTCCGGCCGCAGGCTGGTCCCCGACGCCACCGGGCTGACCGGCCGGGACGGCGTGTCCGACGCGTTGCTCGCGCTGCTGCTCACCGGCGCGTACCCGCTGGCCACCTACTTCCCGTACGTGCTGGCCGGGATGGCCCTCGCCCGCCTGTGCGACGTGAGAGAACGGGCCGCGGCCCTGCGGATGGCGGTGTGGGGCGCGGCGGCGGCCGTCGCGGGCTACGGCTCCGCCTGGCTCGCCACGCACGCGTTCGGCACCCGGGAACGGCTGCTGGCGGCGATAGCCGTCCACCACCCCGAGGCCCTGACCGCCGCCGACCCGGTACGCGAGGTCCTGCGCGGGCAGTACGGCGCGGTGCCCAGCACCTCCTGGGACTGGCTCCTGGTGGCCGACGCGTACAGCCAGACCCCGCTGGAGACCCTCGGCAACACGGGGGTGGGCTGCGCCCTGATCGGGCTCTTCCCGCTCGCCGCCCGGCACCGGACGGGCGCCCGCCTGCTGCGGCCGCTCGCCGTGCTCGGGGCGATGGCCCTGAGCGCGTACGTGGTCCACGCCTTGGTGCTGGCCGGCCCGGCGCACGGGGTGGCCTCCTGGTCGGCGTGGGCCGGGTTCAGCGCGACGGCACTGGCCGCCACCTGGGCCTGGCAGCGCGCCTGGGCCCACAGCCCGCTGCGCCGCGGCCCGTTGGAGCACGCCCTGCGCCTGGCCGCCCGGGGTCGGGCCCGGCCCCTCCTCGACCGTGCGGCGGCGCCGGGGACCGTCCTCGCGACCAGTGCCCGACACCCCGTCACCCGTCCGCGTGACGGGGTGCGGGCGCCGGTGCCCGGGTGCGGCAGGGTGGGCGGATGCAGCTGCGCCGGGCCCTGCCCCTGA
- a CDS encoding DUF1996 domain-containing protein: protein MTLRSRTLSALLVSAAFAVTAAAGLGGMALTAQASPDGATAAVHAGHAAAAPLAGGDDPDGDGYIPAVPPVTGVTPSWENPPDRYFHEFQANCAVTRTASDDPIVYAGRPGASHNHTFMGNTTTDAFSTTASLGAGGTACLAPGDLSGYWMPTLYNGNQPVLPTGPQVIYYKTGVTDYKSVRPFPKGLRFVVGSPTQTAAEFRNHRGWVEGWECGDSFKNTEFPTSCPPGTQLNIRMQSPSCWDGKFLDTPDHKAHMAYPVVKPGSNDNVCPPTHPVALPMVEFKMAFPVSGDMSQVRLSSGSGHSFHYDFFNAWDDRTLKALVDHCIRGGLQCNARGYDETHPAAGAALGPDYRLP from the coding sequence GTGACACTCCGATCACGCACCCTGTCCGCCTTACTGGTGTCGGCGGCCTTCGCCGTCACCGCCGCGGCCGGTCTCGGCGGCATGGCCCTGACCGCCCAGGCCTCCCCGGACGGCGCCACCGCCGCCGTCCACGCGGGACACGCGGCCGCCGCCCCGCTGGCCGGCGGCGACGACCCCGACGGCGACGGCTACATCCCGGCCGTGCCCCCGGTCACCGGCGTCACCCCGTCCTGGGAGAACCCGCCGGACCGCTACTTCCACGAGTTCCAGGCCAACTGCGCGGTCACGCGCACCGCCTCGGACGACCCGATCGTCTACGCGGGCCGGCCCGGCGCCTCGCACAACCACACCTTCATGGGCAACACCACCACCGACGCCTTCAGCACCACCGCCTCGCTCGGCGCGGGCGGTACGGCCTGCCTCGCCCCCGGCGACCTGTCCGGGTACTGGATGCCGACGCTCTACAACGGCAACCAGCCGGTCCTGCCGACCGGACCGCAGGTCATCTACTACAAGACCGGCGTCACCGACTACAAGAGCGTGCGCCCCTTCCCCAAGGGCCTGCGCTTCGTCGTCGGCAGCCCGACCCAGACGGCGGCCGAGTTCCGCAACCACCGCGGCTGGGTCGAGGGCTGGGAGTGCGGCGACAGCTTCAAGAACACCGAGTTCCCGACGAGCTGCCCGCCCGGGACCCAGCTCAACATCCGCATGCAGTCGCCCAGCTGCTGGGACGGGAAGTTCCTGGACACGCCCGACCACAAGGCGCACATGGCCTACCCGGTCGTGAAGCCCGGCTCCAACGACAACGTGTGTCCGCCGACCCACCCGGTCGCCCTGCCCATGGTCGAGTTCAAGATGGCCTTCCCGGTCAGCGGTGACATGTCGCAGGTCAGGCTGTCGAGCGGGAGCGGCCACTCCTTCCACTACGACTTCTTCAACGCCTGGGACGACCGGACGCTGAAGGCCCTGGTCGACCACTGCATCCGCGGCGGCCTCCAGTGCAACGCCCGCGGCTACGACGAGACCCACCCCGCGGCGGGCGCCGCCCTCGGCCCGGACTACCGACTGCCGTGA
- a CDS encoding NUDIX domain-containing protein, translated as MPQLTDKAVPDQAAPAPAGTWMTPEAYGASRAALWTGAVVLVTDTDGRVLVQSVDYRTDRLLPGGAVDAGEAPSAAAAREVREELGVDGRYPHGLAVDWLPRDTPGFAPEMGFPGEILYVYDGGTWTPERIDAVRLPDQEITGIDFAEPADLPALMDAGDARRVLSALRARIAGGGPALLEAGRPTSPTALDRLEVLRTRRTPERGTWHPGAVPDRLPVRERSGWLFAPDGRVLLLVARATGAAHLPPPPPGAAVLGYRAVEDDGTGGGARLRAVARIAALPPAADPAYARLLATPEQVRELSDWGPAGAAELAAVHRARAGLRLPAAVRTPPAELPDGAVRW; from the coding sequence ATGCCGCAGCTGACCGACAAGGCCGTGCCCGACCAGGCCGCTCCCGCGCCCGCGGGCACCTGGATGACCCCGGAGGCGTACGGCGCCTCGCGCGCCGCCCTGTGGACCGGGGCCGTGGTCCTGGTCACCGACACCGACGGACGGGTGCTCGTGCAGAGCGTCGACTACCGCACCGACCGGCTGCTCCCCGGCGGGGCCGTGGACGCGGGCGAGGCCCCCTCCGCGGCCGCCGCCCGCGAGGTGCGGGAGGAACTCGGCGTCGACGGGCGCTACCCGCACGGCCTCGCCGTGGACTGGCTCCCGCGCGACACCCCCGGCTTCGCGCCGGAGATGGGCTTCCCCGGCGAGATCCTCTACGTCTACGACGGCGGCACCTGGACCCCGGAGCGGATCGACGCCGTGCGCCTGCCCGACCAGGAGATCACCGGCATCGATTTCGCCGAACCGGCCGACCTGCCCGCCCTGATGGACGCCGGCGACGCCCGCCGCGTCCTGTCCGCCCTGCGCGCGCGCATCGCCGGCGGCGGCCCGGCGCTGCTGGAGGCCGGCCGGCCCACCTCGCCCACCGCCCTCGACCGCCTCGAAGTGCTGCGCACCCGCCGCACCCCCGAACGCGGCACCTGGCACCCGGGGGCGGTGCCCGACCGGCTGCCGGTGCGGGAGCGCTCCGGCTGGCTGTTCGCCCCGGACGGCCGGGTCCTGCTCCTCGTCGCCCGCGCCACCGGCGCGGCCCACCTCCCGCCCCCGCCGCCCGGCGCCGCGGTGCTGGGCTACCGCGCGGTGGAGGACGACGGCACGGGAGGCGGAGCCCGGCTGCGCGCCGTCGCCCGAATCGCCGCCCTCCCGCCGGCCGCCGACCCGGCGTACGCCAGGCTGCTGGCCACCCCCGAGCAGGTCCGCGAGCTGAGCGACTGGGGCCCGGCCGGCGCCGCCGAACTGGCCGCCGTCCACCGGGCCCGGGCCGGCCTGCGCCTGCCCGCCGCCGTCCGCACGCCGCCCGCGGAACTCCCGGACGGCGCCGTCCGCTGGTGA
- a CDS encoding 2'-5' RNA ligase family protein, translating into MRARLDPRDGRVPAHVNLLFGFVPESAFEEALPLLAEVAAGTAPFTARLAGVRVFGHREDAGVRLAPAGAGAAWDWRDPVALAPLPGRAGAVPYGTGTRTDTGGTDTGAGPVTVLTPSAPWRRRTGTSPVCRAPRLLPRRSGGSAGPAAPRLVGRWTEQPTSNERT; encoded by the coding sequence CTGCGCGCGCGGCTCGACCCGCGGGACGGACGCGTGCCCGCGCACGTGAACCTGCTCTTCGGCTTCGTGCCGGAGTCCGCCTTCGAGGAGGCCCTGCCCCTGCTGGCCGAGGTGGCCGCCGGGACGGCGCCGTTCACCGCGCGGCTCGCGGGCGTGCGCGTCTTCGGGCACCGGGAGGACGCCGGCGTGCGGCTCGCCCCGGCGGGGGCCGGTGCGGCGTGGGACTGGCGCGACCCGGTCGCGCTCGCACCGCTGCCCGGACGGGCCGGGGCCGTCCCGTACGGCACCGGCACCCGCACGGACACCGGCGGCACGGACACCGGCGCCGGTCCGGTGACCGTGCTGACCCCCTCGGCGCCCTGGAGGCGGCGGACGGGGACGTCCCCGGTCTGTAGGGCACCACGCCTCCTCCCCCGCCGGTCCGGCGGCTCAGCCGGTCCGGCGGCGCCGCGGCTCGTCGGCCGCTGGACGGAGCAGCCGACGAGTAACGAACGCACATGA
- a CDS encoding SRPBCC family protein, protein MSDSAITYTLYIQADPARVWQALTEPAFTRRYWGLSFETDWAVGSRMDWVERGARTSDPAQVVLDCVPDRRLSYTWHTFTPQWAAAAGIGEELRAELARERRTRVTYEIEPVGDTLARLTVLHEDFEPGGTLIGMCGRAWPLLASSLKTLLETGAPLPEPGHDGEQGQGGHEAHEPRRTGDAGTY, encoded by the coding sequence ATGAGCGACAGCGCGATCACCTACACCCTGTACATCCAGGCCGACCCCGCCAGGGTCTGGCAGGCCCTCACCGAGCCCGCGTTCACGCGCCGTTACTGGGGCCTCAGCTTCGAGACCGACTGGGCGGTGGGCTCGCGGATGGACTGGGTCGAGCGCGGGGCGCGCACCAGCGACCCGGCCCAGGTGGTCCTCGACTGCGTACCGGACCGCCGGCTCTCCTACACCTGGCACACCTTCACCCCCCAGTGGGCCGCCGCGGCCGGCATCGGCGAGGAGCTCAGGGCCGAGCTCGCGCGGGAGCGGCGCACCAGGGTCACGTACGAGATCGAGCCGGTCGGCGACACCCTCGCCCGACTGACCGTGCTGCACGAGGACTTCGAACCGGGCGGCACGCTGATCGGCATGTGCGGGCGGGCCTGGCCACTGCTGGCCTCCAGCCTCAAGACCCTGCTGGAGACGGGCGCCCCGCTGCCCGAGCCGGGCCACGACGGGGAGCAGGGCCAAGGCGGCCACGAGGCGCACGAGCCCCGCCGCACCGGCGACGCGGGCACGTACTGA
- a CDS encoding RNA repair domain-containing protein, which yields MRTSEELYHRVRWDPRFDPSRFVLGLLQRGAAPKRVPLPSFVPGGDVPWHRVLFVEADGETVWDRATGVDLLDATEAGRVRRPRLLRAPFFSSRTPYAWDPDGGGLWRPARTGEPAGQDGPDSVRLLTWNTLWDRYDAPRIATARRRPMLLADLATADADVIALQEVEPELLGMLLAEPWVRAGYTVATDPGGRDVAEYGLLVLSRLPVREAGLHVLGRHKAVAAVTVDTAAGALVVAATHLTSDHSANGASRRSAELALLAQGFGALPSGAVCGGPEPGRAGGAVAGLALLGDFNDGRAGDRGPAAVLGLRDAWTEVRGPADATPTFDPVANPLAAVASPAGRPGRLDRILLGAAGARVVRAALRGDSPGPDGLFVSDHYGVEAAVAFAPRPEAGSARSDGAATARTAVA from the coding sequence ATGCGCACCAGCGAGGAGCTCTACCACCGGGTCCGCTGGGACCCGCGGTTCGATCCGTCGCGGTTCGTGCTCGGGTTGCTCCAGCGCGGGGCCGCCCCGAAGCGGGTGCCGCTGCCGTCCTTCGTGCCCGGCGGTGACGTCCCCTGGCACCGGGTGCTGTTCGTCGAGGCGGACGGGGAGACGGTGTGGGACCGGGCCACAGGCGTCGACCTGCTCGACGCGACGGAGGCCGGGCGGGTGCGCCGCCCGCGCCTGCTGCGCGCACCCTTCTTCTCCTCCCGGACCCCGTACGCCTGGGATCCGGACGGCGGCGGCCTCTGGCGGCCCGCACGGACCGGGGAGCCCGCCGGGCAGGACGGGCCCGACAGCGTGCGGCTGCTGACCTGGAACACCCTCTGGGACCGGTACGACGCCCCGCGCATCGCCACCGCCCGGCGCCGGCCGATGCTGCTGGCCGACCTCGCGACCGCCGACGCCGACGTCATCGCCCTCCAGGAGGTCGAGCCGGAGCTGCTCGGCATGCTCCTGGCGGAGCCCTGGGTCCGGGCCGGGTACACCGTGGCGACGGATCCGGGCGGCCGGGACGTGGCCGAGTACGGGCTGCTGGTGCTGAGCCGGCTGCCGGTGCGGGAGGCGGGTCTGCACGTACTGGGCCGGCACAAGGCGGTCGCCGCGGTGACGGTGGACACCGCGGCCGGCGCCCTGGTCGTCGCCGCCACCCACCTGACCAGCGACCACAGTGCGAACGGAGCGTCGCGGCGGTCGGCCGAACTGGCGTTGCTCGCGCAGGGGTTCGGCGCTCTGCCGTCGGGTGCGGTCTGCGGTGGCCCGGAGCCCGGGCGCGCGGGCGGGGCCGTGGCCGGGCTGGCCCTGCTCGGCGACTTCAACGACGGCCGCGCCGGCGACCGCGGACCCGCCGCCGTCCTGGGGCTGCGGGACGCCTGGACCGAGGTGCGGGGCCCGGCGGACGCGACGCCCACCTTCGACCCGGTGGCCAATCCGCTGGCCGCGGTGGCCTCCCCGGCCGGACGGCCGGGTCGGCTCGACCGCATCCTGCTGGGGGCGGCCGGGGCCCGGGTGGTGCGGGCCGCGCTGCGCGGCGACTCCCCCGGGCCGGACGGGCTGTTCGTCTCCGACCACTACGGGGTGGAGGCCGCGGTCGCGTTCGCGCCGCGGCCGGAGGCGGGGTCCGCGCGGTCGGACGGAGCGGCCACGGCGCGCACGGCGGTGGCCTGA